The following proteins are co-located in the Paenibacillus sp. FSL H8-0079 genome:
- a CDS encoding TatD family hydrolase, translated as MNTRRNSLVHSQAFAPLIDAHIHFDQYTSDEQREMLLSFPSQQVEAVIAVSMNLSSAQANLELAKQHPRTIYPAFGFHPEQELPSTAEMDLFFQWIEKHMGQATAIGEVGLPYYNRQEAEQAGQHFDQSGYIELLERFIQLAKKHNKPLVLHAVYEDADIVCDLLEQYQFRRAHFHWFKGSRETVRRMADNGYFISFTPDIRYEEEIRELARQYPAEQVMAETDGPWPFEGPFQGRMTHPAMTRQVIQAWSEITGMGTERAARLFYQNTKRFYGLT; from the coding sequence ATGAACACAAGGAGGAATTCCCTCGTGCATTCTCAAGCTTTTGCACCATTGATTGATGCTCACATTCACTTCGATCAGTATACATCTGACGAACAACGTGAGATGCTGCTATCATTCCCGTCTCAGCAAGTCGAAGCAGTCATCGCCGTGTCCATGAACCTCTCTTCTGCCCAGGCCAATCTGGAGCTTGCAAAGCAACATCCACGCACCATCTATCCGGCTTTCGGTTTCCATCCGGAACAGGAGCTGCCTTCCACTGCAGAAATGGATCTGTTCTTCCAATGGATCGAGAAGCATATGGGACAAGCCACAGCCATAGGAGAAGTCGGTCTTCCCTATTACAACCGTCAGGAGGCTGAGCAGGCAGGGCAGCACTTCGATCAGAGCGGGTATATCGAGCTGCTCGAACGTTTCATCCAGCTCGCCAAAAAGCATAACAAACCACTTGTCCTTCATGCGGTATACGAAGATGCGGATATCGTCTGTGATCTACTGGAGCAATACCAGTTCCGACGTGCTCATTTCCACTGGTTCAAAGGATCTCGCGAAACCGTAAGGCGCATGGCGGACAACGGCTATTTCATCTCTTTCACGCCGGATATTCGGTATGAAGAAGAGATTCGTGAACTCGCCCGGCAATATCCAGCGGAACAAGTCATGGCGGAGACTGACGGACCTTGGCCCTTCGAAGGACCTTTTCAGGGAAGAATGACACACCCGGCCATGACCAGACAGGTCATTCAGGCTTGGAGTGAGATCACCGGCATGGGAACTGAGCGGGCCGCCCGTCTCTTTTATCAGAATACGAAGCGTTTCTACGGCTTAACTTAA
- a CDS encoding ABC transporter ATP-binding protein, which translates to MNRQQDEQVQPGRGASALEPKHGEKPHPATPDRPANSTPAPVPPALDVVNVHASFRERRSRLSVLDGLSLTVEQGEFVAIVGPSGCGKSTLFHIVGGLLKPQEGQVLMNGHDVTGQRGKISYMPQQPALFPWRTIEDNVLLAGEVAINAPPRAEALAEARKWLSSVGLAGFEQAYPHMLSGGMQQRAAFLRALLSPQELMLLDEPFSALDALTRSDMQRWLLDIWEQNRRSVLFITHNIEEALLLADRVYVLSNRPATVLHEVHVPFDRPRREEITEESAFLERKRQIAQWMREEQQKARLS; encoded by the coding sequence ATGAATCGGCAACAGGACGAACAAGTCCAGCCTGGACGAGGAGCAAGTGCATTGGAGCCAAAGCACGGTGAAAAACCTCACCCGGCTACACCTGATCGGCCTGCCAATTCTACTCCTGCTCCGGTTCCACCTGCACTGGACGTTGTTAATGTTCATGCATCATTCCGCGAGCGACGGAGTAGGCTATCGGTTCTGGACGGCCTGTCCCTGACTGTCGAGCAAGGTGAGTTTGTCGCTATCGTTGGTCCTTCTGGCTGCGGCAAAAGCACCCTGTTCCATATCGTCGGCGGTCTGCTGAAGCCACAGGAAGGGCAAGTGCTGATGAATGGTCATGATGTGACGGGACAGCGTGGCAAGATTAGTTATATGCCTCAACAGCCCGCTCTTTTCCCATGGCGTACCATTGAAGATAATGTACTACTTGCTGGTGAAGTAGCGATAAATGCTCCCCCTCGGGCAGAAGCACTTGCAGAGGCTCGAAAGTGGTTAAGCAGCGTGGGACTTGCCGGGTTCGAGCAGGCCTATCCTCATATGCTGTCGGGCGGAATGCAGCAGCGTGCTGCCTTTTTGCGTGCCCTGCTCAGTCCGCAGGAACTGATGCTGCTGGACGAACCTTTCAGCGCGCTGGATGCACTGACACGTAGTGACATGCAGCGCTGGCTGCTCGATATCTGGGAACAGAACCGCCGCTCGGTGCTGTTCATCACCCACAACATCGAAGAAGCATTGCTGCTTGCGGATCGAGTCTATGTATTATCCAACCGACCTGCAACGGTGTTGCATGAGGTACATGTTCCTTTTGATCGCCCAAGACGAGAAGAAATTACGGAGGAATCCGCATTCCTTGAGCGTAAACGGCAGATTGCACAGTGGATGAGAGAAGAACAGCAGAAAGCCCGCCTATCATGA
- a CDS encoding TetR family transcriptional regulator, with product MTEPELDIKTRILLAAKKLFAQQGYDGTSVRQICDEAGANVSLVSYHFGGKEKVFEALFEHFFPDHMMNSLAEESMSSPVEGIRRIIGEVVKFTMTDREMSDIVQLEITLRTHRTATVFRFLDPVWTRVRELLQEGKDQGLFQIESVSYAMLQVMGVALAHKRAKNSRFGFDYQDMNTDELAEQTIEFVLRGLGVNSHE from the coding sequence ATGACGGAACCGGAGTTGGATATCAAAACGAGGATACTGCTTGCAGCCAAGAAGCTTTTTGCACAGCAGGGGTATGACGGGACGAGTGTTCGTCAAATCTGTGATGAGGCGGGTGCGAATGTGTCGCTGGTCTCATACCATTTTGGCGGAAAAGAAAAGGTGTTCGAAGCATTATTTGAGCATTTCTTCCCGGATCACATGATGAATTCGCTGGCTGAAGAGTCCATGTCCTCGCCTGTGGAAGGTATCCGACGAATTATTGGTGAAGTTGTGAAGTTCACGATGACGGATCGGGAGATGAGCGATATTGTGCAGCTTGAAATTACGCTGCGTACACATCGCACAGCTACCGTATTTCGTTTTCTGGACCCTGTCTGGACCCGAGTGAGAGAACTGCTGCAAGAAGGAAAAGACCAGGGGTTGTTCCAGATCGAGTCGGTATCTTATGCAATGCTTCAGGTTATGGGTGTGGCTTTGGCGCACAAACGGGCCAAGAATTCACGATTTGGCTTTGATTATCAAGATATGAATACAGACGAGCTCGCTGAGCAGACGATTGAGTTCGTACTTCGAGGATTGGGAGTGAACAGCCATGAATGA
- the nfsA gene encoding oxygen-insensitive NADPH nitroreductase — translation MNETIELMMKHRSVRKFKPDPVSDEQLAAIVAAGQMASSSSSVQAYTVVAVTDLEQKAKLAELAGNQAYVNECPVFLVWCADLYRLSDAAKRHLPEKESYADSTENFMVATIDAALASQNAALAAESLGFGIVYIGGLRTRIEEVAELLGLPEGVYPVYGMCIGVADQETGIRPRLPLDAVLHRNRYNAEQSIKGVEQYDETTTAYMKERTNGERTTPWSELMAKRLTEPTRLQVRPFLEGKGFLKR, via the coding sequence ATGAATGAAACCATTGAGTTGATGATGAAACACCGTTCTGTACGCAAATTCAAGCCAGACCCAGTAAGTGATGAGCAGCTTGCAGCCATCGTAGCGGCTGGACAGATGGCTTCTTCTTCAAGTAGTGTGCAAGCATATACCGTAGTTGCTGTGACTGACTTAGAGCAAAAAGCCAAGCTGGCTGAATTGGCAGGCAACCAGGCCTATGTCAATGAATGTCCGGTGTTTCTTGTATGGTGTGCCGATCTGTATCGGTTGAGTGATGCTGCGAAACGTCATCTTCCTGAGAAGGAATCGTATGCCGATTCCACAGAGAATTTCATGGTAGCCACAATTGATGCCGCACTGGCTTCCCAGAATGCCGCTCTTGCAGCAGAGTCACTGGGATTTGGAATTGTATATATTGGCGGGCTTCGTACTCGAATTGAGGAAGTCGCTGAGCTGTTGGGATTGCCGGAGGGCGTATATCCGGTGTACGGCATGTGCATTGGTGTTGCAGATCAGGAAACGGGAATTCGCCCGCGTCTGCCACTGGATGCAGTTCTGCATCGTAATCGTTATAATGCCGAGCAGAGCATTAAAGGTGTTGAGCAGTATGATGAGACTACGACAGCGTATATGAAAGAACGGACCAATGGAGAACGAACGACCCCATGGTCCGAGCTAATGGCGAAGCGCCTGACTGAGCCAACACGGTTGCAGGTGAGACCGTTCCTGGAAGGCAAAGGATTTTTGAAGCGTTAA
- a CDS encoding ABC transporter permease codes for MHAYFKSVWPPIVAVILFIAIWQGAVSLFHIEKWMLPAPSDIAREAATQAERLVMHASATIQLTLIGFAAGTAVGLLIAMVLHLVPFLKSALYPLLILSQNIPTIALAPLLLIWFGFGLLPKLITIILVCFFPVAVAAMDGLTRTDAAMMNYMRMAGAKRRHIFWKLELPHALPSVFSGVKIAATYSVMGAIIAEWIGADKGIGYYMMLQKSAYRTDRLFVAIMIIVALSLLLFLFIALLEKLLVRWRPQKR; via the coding sequence CCATTGTGGCGGTTATTCTCTTTATAGCAATATGGCAGGGAGCCGTCTCCCTATTCCATATTGAGAAATGGATGCTGCCCGCACCGTCCGATATCGCCCGCGAAGCGGCAACACAGGCCGAGCGACTTGTCATGCACGCCTCTGCTACCATTCAATTAACGCTGATCGGATTCGCTGCTGGCACCGCGGTTGGATTACTGATTGCTATGGTGCTGCATTTGGTCCCTTTTCTCAAGTCAGCCCTGTATCCTTTACTTATTCTTAGTCAAAATATTCCGACCATCGCGCTCGCGCCGCTCCTGTTAATCTGGTTCGGATTCGGGCTGTTGCCCAAACTGATTACCATCATCCTCGTCTGCTTCTTCCCCGTTGCGGTGGCGGCCATGGATGGCCTGACACGTACTGACGCGGCCATGATGAACTATATGCGCATGGCTGGTGCCAAGCGTCGTCATATCTTCTGGAAGCTGGAGCTCCCCCATGCCCTGCCATCCGTGTTCTCCGGTGTCAAAATCGCCGCTACCTATAGCGTGATGGGTGCCATCATCGCCGAATGGATTGGTGCAGACAAGGGTATTGGTTATTATATGATGCTGCAAAAGTCAGCTTATCGCACGGATCGCCTATTCGTGGCGATCATGATTATTGTCGCGCTCAGCTTGCTGCTCTTCCTGTTCATTGCGCTGCTGGAGAAGCTGCTCGTACGCTGGCGACCACAGAAGCGGTAG